The following are encoded in a window of Chryseobacterium sp. genomic DNA:
- a CDS encoding T9SS type A sorting domain-containing protein, whose protein sequence is MKKQLFSILALIPGLFLSQYSNGPLSTGATTKSGVAAPAGYTWSEAQNNTGNTTESNTNSGFGCQKVGTTTNNFCADDFVIPAGQSWNITSIALYGYITGYVGSTPPGMRARVKIMNGAPNVGTPTVVFGDDTTDRFSSAEDALMYRIFNSLYPAPGSAVGTTRKIWKVNTTTPVTLSAGTYWMQFQMEDIASVATVWTPPVTTVGLRGLPTDNALQNTGTWAAMVDAGTPASAPDYPQDLPFIITYSVLGTNEVLQYDNRVKVYPNPTSDFFTVSLPETSNRQKVTVTLTDMSGRLVKEYLAADRYDARMLAPGTYLVKIHTDEGIKTSKLIKK, encoded by the coding sequence ATGAAAAAACAGTTATTTTCTATTCTCGCTTTGATTCCCGGGCTGTTTCTAAGTCAGTACAGCAACGGCCCTCTAAGCACCGGTGCCACCACAAAATCTGGTGTTGCAGCACCGGCAGGTTACACGTGGTCTGAGGCTCAGAACAATACAGGCAATACTACTGAGTCTAACACTAATTCCGGCTTCGGATGTCAGAAAGTAGGAACCACGACCAATAATTTCTGTGCAGACGATTTCGTAATTCCGGCAGGCCAAAGCTGGAATATTACTTCCATTGCTTTGTATGGCTATATCACCGGATATGTGGGGTCTACTCCTCCCGGAATGAGAGCCCGGGTTAAAATCATGAACGGTGCTCCAAATGTGGGTACACCAACTGTAGTTTTTGGAGATGATACAACCGACCGGTTTTCCAGTGCCGAGGATGCTTTGATGTACCGAATTTTTAATTCACTCTATCCTGCGCCGGGAAGTGCGGTGGGTACTACAAGGAAAATTTGGAAAGTGAATACAACCACACCCGTAACTCTGTCCGCAGGTACGTATTGGATGCAGTTCCAAATGGAAGACATCGCTTCTGTAGCTACCGTGTGGACTCCTCCTGTAACAACGGTTGGACTTCGAGGACTGCCCACAGATAACGCACTGCAGAATACAGGAACCTGGGCTGCAATGGTAGATGCCGGAACACCTGCATCAGCACCAGATTACCCACAGGACCTACCGTTCATTATTACTTACTCAGTTCTTGGAACCAATGAAGTCCTGCAGTACGACAACCGTGTTAAGGTCTATCCCAACCCCACCTCAGATTTCTTCACTGTAAGCCTACCGGAAACGTCCAACAGGCAAAAGGTGACCGTTACACTAACCGATATGTCCGGAAGGTTGGTTAAAGAATATCTGGCTGCAGACCGATACGATGCCAGGATGCTGGCCCCGGGAACCTATCTCGTGAAAATTCACACAGATGAAGGCATAAAAACTTCAAAACTGATAAAAAAATAA
- a CDS encoding aminopeptidase P family protein → MTTDNKLSLLRQAMAKENIDCFIVFSADPHMSEYLPAEWQERTWLSGFTGSAGFVVVTADEAALWTDGRYFVQAPAELEGSGIKLMKDGVEGTPHYMDWIISALPEGGTVAVNALATSNTSWTALEQKLAPKNIRVIDRPLLKEIWTARVTDQTKNPVFVHPVERAGRSVSQKLQDIRQKMREMDASVHIISSLDDVAWTLNLRGSDVEANPVFLGYIVLTKNDAVLFVDTEKLQPEAVKQLEEAGVEIKAYDSFFAYLKEINDHKILISANSNQSIFEALQAQNNIIKAPVPGNLMKAQKNETELEGFRTVMQRDGVTMVKFLYWLTQNAGKEPMTEYSIGRKLLELRKEGKNFVGESFGSIVGYGGNGAIVHYSAKEQGSKEVTDNGSILVDSGGQYLEGTTDITRTLALGAVTDEFRRDCTLVLKGMIQLSMVKFPRGTRGVQLDAFARMALWKEGKDYAHGTGHGVGSFMNVHEGPQNIRKDMNDQELLPGMVVSNEPGFYLENEYGIRHENLVAVREWKKTDSGVFYEFETLTVCPFDRKVLDLDLLTPQEKEWLNNYHSWCREKLEKDLEGGVREWFLEQVKPL, encoded by the coding sequence ATGACAACGGACAACAAACTTAGCCTGCTTCGTCAGGCAATGGCAAAGGAAAATATAGACTGTTTCATCGTTTTTTCGGCAGATCCTCATATGAGTGAGTACCTTCCTGCGGAGTGGCAGGAGCGTACTTGGCTGTCCGGGTTCACTGGCTCAGCAGGATTTGTAGTGGTAACGGCAGATGAGGCAGCACTTTGGACCGACGGCAGGTATTTCGTACAGGCGCCGGCCGAACTGGAGGGTTCGGGTATAAAACTCATGAAGGATGGGGTAGAAGGAACACCTCATTATATGGACTGGATCATCTCTGCACTTCCGGAAGGAGGCACTGTTGCGGTGAACGCACTTGCTACAAGCAATACCAGCTGGACAGCATTAGAGCAGAAATTGGCACCTAAGAACATCAGAGTTATAGACAGGCCTTTGCTAAAGGAGATCTGGACAGCCAGAGTTACTGACCAAACAAAAAATCCTGTTTTTGTTCACCCTGTAGAACGTGCCGGTAGATCTGTTTCGCAAAAACTGCAGGACATTCGTCAAAAAATGAGGGAGATGGATGCATCGGTACACATTATTTCAAGTCTTGACGATGTAGCCTGGACACTCAATTTACGGGGAAGCGATGTAGAAGCCAATCCTGTTTTCCTGGGATATATTGTCTTAACGAAAAACGACGCGGTACTCTTTGTAGATACTGAAAAACTCCAGCCAGAGGCCGTAAAACAACTGGAAGAAGCTGGTGTGGAGATTAAAGCTTACGATTCTTTTTTCGCTTATCTGAAAGAAATCAACGATCATAAAATCCTCATTTCAGCAAACAGCAACCAATCAATTTTTGAAGCTCTGCAGGCTCAGAACAATATCATTAAAGCTCCCGTTCCCGGAAACCTGATGAAAGCTCAGAAAAATGAAACCGAGCTTGAAGGTTTCCGTACAGTGATGCAGCGTGATGGGGTAACCATGGTCAAATTCCTTTACTGGCTCACACAGAATGCAGGTAAAGAACCTATGACGGAATATTCCATAGGCAGAAAGCTGTTGGAATTACGCAAGGAAGGCAAAAATTTTGTGGGCGAAAGTTTCGGCAGTATTGTAGGTTATGGTGGCAATGGTGCTATTGTGCATTATTCAGCGAAGGAGCAGGGAAGTAAGGAAGTTACAGATAACGGAAGCATTCTGGTGGATTCCGGTGGACAATACCTGGAAGGCACTACAGATATTACACGCACCCTGGCATTAGGCGCTGTTACGGACGAATTCCGCCGCGACTGTACGCTGGTGCTGAAAGGCATGATACAGCTATCAATGGTTAAATTTCCGCGGGGGACACGGGGTGTACAGCTGGATGCATTCGCAAGGATGGCGCTTTGGAAAGAAGGTAAGGATTATGCTCACGGAACAGGCCACGGAGTCGGCAGTTTTATGAATGTGCACGAGGGTCCGCAAAATATCCGCAAAGACATGAACGACCAGGAACTGCTGCCCGGCATGGTAGTTTCAAATGAACCCGGATTTTATCTGGAAAATGAATATGGAATCCGCCACGAAAACCTGGTAGCCGTAAGGGAGTGGAAGAAGACTGACTCAGGTGTTTTCTATGAATTTGAAACTTTAACAGTTTGTCCCTTCGATAGGAAGGTACTGGATTTGGATCTTCTGACACCTCAGGAAAAAGAATGGCTCAACAACTATCATTCCTGGTGCCGCGAAAAACTGGAAAAAGATCTTGAGGGCGGGGTAAGAGAGTGGTTCCTGGAGCAGGTAAAACCGCTATAG
- a CDS encoding phage tail protein, with amino-acid sequence MATRLINRYHFLVDWGGNRSEFLQVSGLEMAIEVIAVREGSSKVESENKIPGMLKFSDVSLTRTIQKGDNDLFNWINTRSFGTVERRDVRISLLNERHEPIIIWKLRNCFPVKYVGPTLISSSSNIAAETLVITHEGLEIESLATQEKGKMS; translated from the coding sequence ATGGCAACCAGATTAATCAACCGCTACCATTTTCTGGTAGACTGGGGCGGTAACAGAAGCGAGTTCCTGCAAGTTTCCGGACTTGAAATGGCAATTGAAGTCATCGCAGTACGTGAGGGCAGTTCTAAAGTTGAGTCCGAGAATAAAATTCCCGGTATGTTGAAATTTTCAGATGTTTCCTTAACGCGTACCATTCAAAAAGGTGACAATGATTTATTCAACTGGATAAATACCCGGTCCTTCGGAACCGTGGAGCGCCGGGATGTACGCATTTCGCTTTTGAACGAAAGGCATGAGCCCATAATCATCTGGAAATTACGCAACTGTTTTCCGGTAAAGTATGTGGGACCCACCCTGATTAGCAGCAGCAGTAATATAGCAGCCGAGACTTTGGTTATTACTCATGAGGGTCTGGAAATTGAGTCCCTGGCTACACAGGAGAAAGGCAAAATGTCATAG
- the mnmE gene encoding tRNA uridine-5-carboxymethylaminomethyl(34) synthesis GTPase MnmE, with product MNKDTICALATANGVGALGIIRVSGPEALAVTDRCFKGKKLQTAASHTVHYGFITDGDETIDEVMVSVFRAPRTFTTEDSAEISFHGSPHIAGRILEVLTRNGARMAKAGEFTMRAFMNGRIDLSQAEAIADMIASENEASRKIAMNQLKGGITDEISILRSDLLNFTSLVELELDFAEEDVEFADRTALNMLLDRIEEKLRSLVESFRYGNAVKNGVEVAIIGKPNAGKSTLLNALLKEERAIVSDIAGTTRDTIEEVLHIRGTAFRFIDTAGIRDTTDVIEAIGVQKAHEKIAAAKILLYLYDEFDSTSQEVAAFIKEVYREDLKVVLLHNKSDLSSEKGQSFDRDLLSAFNADYKVTQLSISAREKVGIEELKNELISYVEGLKQSENNVIITNQRHHEALLRSLDSVRRVKDAVSQSFHTELLAYELRYALEYLGEISGEFTNDEVLGNIFSKFCIGK from the coding sequence ATGAATAAAGACACGATTTGCGCACTTGCCACGGCCAATGGCGTTGGCGCACTCGGAATCATCCGTGTTTCCGGTCCTGAGGCGCTTGCTGTTACTGACCGCTGTTTCAAGGGAAAAAAGCTGCAGACCGCAGCATCACATACGGTGCATTACGGTTTTATAACCGATGGCGACGAGACCATCGATGAGGTTATGGTTTCAGTATTCCGCGCACCCAGGACCTTTACCACTGAGGATTCAGCTGAAATCTCGTTTCACGGGTCACCTCATATTGCAGGCAGGATTTTGGAAGTCCTTACCCGCAACGGTGCACGGATGGCAAAAGCCGGTGAATTTACAATGCGTGCCTTTATGAACGGACGGATTGACCTGTCGCAGGCAGAAGCCATCGCTGATATGATAGCCAGCGAAAACGAAGCCTCACGCAAAATTGCTATGAACCAGCTAAAAGGCGGGATAACGGATGAGATTTCAATCCTGCGTAGTGATTTATTAAATTTCACCTCCCTGGTGGAACTTGAGCTGGATTTTGCTGAAGAAGATGTAGAATTTGCCGACCGTACTGCCCTAAATATGCTTCTGGACCGCATTGAAGAGAAATTACGCTCCCTTGTTGAGAGTTTCCGTTATGGCAACGCCGTGAAGAATGGGGTGGAGGTAGCCATCATTGGTAAACCCAATGCTGGAAAATCGACCCTGCTAAATGCCCTGCTGAAAGAAGAGCGGGCAATCGTAAGCGACATTGCGGGAACAACGCGTGATACGATTGAAGAAGTACTTCACATCAGGGGTACTGCGTTCCGCTTTATCGATACGGCAGGAATTCGCGATACCACCGATGTCATAGAAGCCATTGGGGTGCAGAAAGCGCACGAGAAGATCGCCGCTGCCAAAATCCTCCTTTACCTTTATGATGAATTCGACAGTACGTCGCAGGAGGTGGCTGCATTTATAAAAGAAGTTTACCGTGAAGACCTGAAAGTCGTACTTCTGCATAACAAATCTGATCTTTCTTCGGAAAAAGGCCAAAGTTTTGACCGCGATTTGCTTTCGGCTTTCAATGCGGACTATAAAGTCACGCAGTTGTCCATATCTGCCCGCGAAAAAGTAGGCATTGAGGAGCTTAAGAATGAACTCATCAGTTATGTGGAAGGTCTGAAACAGTCTGAAAACAATGTTATCATCACCAACCAGCGTCATCATGAGGCCCTTCTTCGGTCGCTGGATTCCGTACGTCGTGTAAAGGATGCCGTTTCCCAGAGTTTCCATACCGAACTGCTGGCCTACGAACTCCGCTATGCGCTGGAATACCTGGGCGAAATCTCCGGCGAATTCACTAACGATGAGGTACTGGGGAATATTTTTTCTAAGTTCTGTATTGGAAAGTAG
- a CDS encoding antirestriction protein ArdA, producing the protein MSESHISIEIYEVWVRVQESGYDLEIIEAYADCCGSFNSIDEILEQVEESYSGKYDSDEDFAENLLIDTCCIPKDLPSYIYIDWERTARDIMMDYSTSNGYYFRNV; encoded by the coding sequence GTGTCCGAATCACATATTTCAATCGAAATTTATGAGGTATGGGTAAGGGTACAGGAATCAGGTTATGATCTCGAAATTATCGAAGCGTATGCCGACTGCTGCGGATCTTTTAACTCTATAGACGAAATTTTAGAACAGGTTGAGGAAAGTTATTCCGGAAAATATGATTCTGATGAAGATTTTGCCGAAAATCTACTGATCGATACCTGCTGCATACCAAAGGATTTACCTTCATACATCTACATAGATTGGGAACGTACAGCACGTGATATTATGATGGATTATTCCACAAGCAACGGATATTACTTCAGAAATGTTTAA
- a CDS encoding recombinase family protein — protein MKARYIRVSTSNQKAGRQEAKSISEETVFMDVVSGTIPFAQRTEGKKLLHKIEDGSVEYVSVSSIDRLGRNLYDILTTLELFKKKKVVLKVDNLGLESMVGGKENPAFNLIISVMASIAEMERETMLERQREGIAIAKAKGVYKGREKGSVESDAEFLAKYKEVIKSLKKGNSLRDTARICNVSLGTVQKVRRKSK, from the coding sequence ATGAAAGCAAGATATATAAGGGTCTCCACTTCAAACCAAAAAGCTGGAAGGCAAGAAGCTAAATCAATATCGGAAGAAACAGTATTTATGGATGTTGTCAGCGGCACCATTCCTTTTGCGCAGCGTACAGAAGGTAAAAAACTGCTGCATAAGATCGAGGATGGTTCAGTGGAGTATGTTTCCGTCTCCTCCATTGATCGGCTTGGCCGTAACCTATACGACATTCTGACTACATTGGAACTGTTCAAAAAGAAGAAGGTTGTGCTCAAAGTTGACAATCTTGGTCTTGAATCGATGGTGGGCGGAAAGGAAAATCCGGCATTCAATCTAATTATTTCGGTAATGGCTAGTATTGCCGAAATGGAACGCGAAACCATGCTTGAACGTCAGCGGGAAGGAATCGCAATTGCGAAGGCAAAGGGGGTTTACAAAGGCAGGGAAAAAGGTTCAGTTGAATCAGATGCAGAGTTTCTAGCAAAATACAAAGAGGTCATTAAATCCCTCAAAAAGGGCAACTCTCTTAGGGATACCGCTAGAATTTGCAATGTAAGTTTAGGGACTGTACAGAAGGTAAGAAGAAAAAGTAAATAA
- a CDS encoding RsiV family protein, which produces MKLLSATSIDFNFNPYQILPYAFGISTVSIPYSQIIDNLKNKQKLQALLELR; this is translated from the coding sequence ATAAAACTGCTATCAGCCACTTCTATCGACTTTAACTTCAACCCCTATCAGATTTTACCATATGCATTTGGAATCAGTACTGTTTCAATACCTTACAGCCAGATCATTGATAATTTGAAAAATAAACAAAAATTACAAGCTCTTCTGGAATTAAGGTAA
- a CDS encoding heavy metal translocating P-type ATPase: MSNNKLHTHTFDENGNQLCCTPQEGKIYKDAGAEKLVQDSCCTTSDKANAPLTQKTGVTDSHKKDAGHNHADEHTDDDGHDHSTQGKSTFQMFLPAIISFVVLMAGLAMDHLIPQSWFKDWVRIGWYAAAYLPVGLPVLKEAFESIRKGDVFSEFFLMSIATIGAFAIGEYPEGVAVMLFYSVGEVFQTLAVQRAKGNIAKLLDQRPDEVTILVDNRPQTVKAAEVALDSVIQLKPGEKLALDGILISDSASFNTSALTGESKPDTKQKNDIVLAGMINLNTVAKVQVNTLYNDSKLSKILELVQNATAQKAPTELFIRKFARIYTPIVVFLAVAICLLPYLFVDEYIFRDWLYRALIFLVISCPCALVISIPLGYFGGIGAASRNGILFKGSNFLDALAEVKNVVMDKTGTMTEGVFKVQTVNLKQEFDRDLILKLVNVIENSSTHPVATAIHDHLGEPDHTVILDNVEEIAGHGLKGSYQGKELLVGNFKLMDKFNIQYDVNPNDIVETLIAIAYEGKFAGYLTIADSIKEDAAETVQKLQSLGVNVTMLSGDKATVVKAVAGKLGIPNAFGDLLPEDKVNKVKEIIARNETVAFVGDGVNDAPVVALSDVGIAMGGLGSDATIETADVVIQDDKPSKIPMAINIGKQTKKIVWQNIALAFGVKAVVLVLGAGGLATMWEAVFADVGVALLAILNAVRIQKMKF, from the coding sequence ATGTCAAATAATAAATTACATACACATACTTTCGATGAGAATGGCAATCAGTTGTGCTGCACGCCTCAGGAAGGTAAAATTTATAAAGATGCAGGAGCAGAAAAGTTAGTCCAGGACAGCTGCTGTACAACCAGTGATAAAGCGAATGCACCGCTCACGCAAAAGACAGGCGTGACTGACAGCCATAAAAAGGACGCTGGGCATAACCATGCTGATGAACATACCGACGATGATGGTCACGATCACTCTACTCAGGGAAAGTCAACTTTTCAAATGTTTCTGCCTGCAATTATTTCATTCGTAGTCTTAATGGCAGGCTTGGCAATGGATCACTTGATCCCTCAATCGTGGTTTAAAGATTGGGTGCGTATTGGTTGGTATGCAGCGGCATATCTTCCGGTAGGTTTACCGGTTCTGAAAGAAGCGTTTGAAAGTATCAGGAAGGGAGATGTATTTTCGGAGTTTTTCCTAATGTCCATCGCCACGATTGGGGCTTTCGCGATTGGTGAATATCCGGAAGGGGTTGCGGTAATGCTGTTTTACTCCGTGGGCGAAGTATTCCAGACTCTAGCGGTTCAGCGCGCAAAAGGTAATATTGCGAAACTGTTAGATCAGCGTCCCGATGAAGTGACCATCTTGGTGGATAACCGCCCACAAACGGTAAAAGCTGCGGAGGTTGCACTGGATTCGGTTATTCAGTTGAAACCGGGAGAAAAACTGGCCCTGGATGGAATTTTAATTTCAGACAGTGCTTCGTTCAATACTTCAGCACTTACTGGCGAAAGCAAACCGGATACAAAACAGAAAAACGATATCGTCCTTGCAGGAATGATTAACCTGAATACGGTAGCAAAAGTGCAGGTCAATACCCTCTACAATGATTCGAAACTTTCAAAGATTCTGGAATTGGTACAGAATGCGACTGCACAGAAAGCACCCACCGAATTGTTCATCAGGAAATTTGCCCGCATCTATACCCCAATCGTGGTATTTCTCGCTGTGGCAATCTGTCTGTTACCCTATTTGTTTGTCGATGAATATATTTTCCGGGACTGGTTATATCGCGCCCTTATATTCCTGGTAATATCCTGTCCATGTGCATTAGTAATTAGTATTCCACTAGGATACTTTGGTGGCATTGGTGCCGCTAGCAGAAATGGTATTTTATTTAAGGGGAGTAACTTTTTGGATGCGTTAGCAGAGGTCAAAAATGTGGTAATGGATAAGACCGGAACCATGACTGAGGGCGTCTTTAAAGTACAGACCGTCAATCTAAAGCAGGAATTTGACCGGGATTTAATTCTAAAATTAGTGAATGTAATCGAAAATTCATCAACCCATCCGGTTGCAACTGCCATTCACGATCATCTCGGTGAACCCGACCATACTGTAATTCTCGACAATGTAGAAGAAATAGCGGGACATGGCCTGAAGGGATCGTATCAGGGAAAAGAGTTGCTCGTAGGAAACTTTAAACTGATGGATAAATTCAATATCCAATATGATGTAAATCCAAACGATATTGTAGAAACATTGATTGCCATTGCTTATGAAGGAAAATTTGCGGGATACCTTACCATTGCGGATAGTATCAAAGAAGACGCTGCCGAAACTGTACAGAAACTTCAAAGTTTAGGAGTAAATGTTACAATGTTGAGCGGTGATAAAGCAACGGTGGTCAAAGCTGTGGCAGGAAAACTGGGCATACCTAATGCTTTTGGCGATTTATTGCCGGAAGATAAAGTGAATAAAGTCAAAGAAATAATAGCACGCAATGAAACGGTTGCATTTGTTGGCGACGGTGTCAACGATGCTCCGGTTGTAGCTTTAAGTGATGTTGGCATAGCGATGGGTGGCCTTGGGAGTGATGCCACCATTGAAACCGCTGATGTGGTAATTCAGGACGACAAACCTTCAAAAATCCCAATGGCCATTAATATTGGCAAGCAGACTAAAAAGATTGTTTGGCAGAACATCGCGTTGGCCTTTGGAGTAAAAGCAGTGGTCTTGGTATTAGGAGCAGGGGGGTTAGCCACGATGTGGGAAGCAGTCTTTGCAGATGTGGGCGTAGCATTGCTTGCCATACTAAATGCGGTAAGGATTCAGAAAATGAAATTTTAA
- a CDS encoding efflux RND transporter periplasmic adaptor subunit, with protein MKKYITLMFAVSVLLTGCKKESEVTETKAATEVEKPDEHEEPGVAHFTEEQIRTVGIQMGSIESKELSNTIKVSGMLTVPNQNKAFVTPSYSGIVRSLYVQPGSYVSKGKVIATISNPDLIVMQQQLQQVNGQIRMAELEVTRAQQLYKGNAAPLKKFQQAQTDLATLRSQRSGLQKQLGSIGAAQGYSSSLSVRAPISGTVSKVIAQIGSNVDMASPIAEIVSNSALHLDIYVYEKDLGKVQPGQTIHFTLTNSPGKEYDAKITSIGTAFEGESKTVPVHAQVVGDRTGLIDGMNVTAVISLDNQTAASVPTEAIVNDKGQDFIFIIQNEHEEEGKNEKVSALKKESNKKTTEEKEVSFEKIPVAKGVTDLGYTQITPLKIIPGNAKVVVKNAFFILAKMNNKGEEGHGH; from the coding sequence ATGAAAAAATATATCACCCTTATGTTTGCAGTCTCTGTCTTGTTGACAGGATGTAAAAAAGAATCGGAAGTCACTGAAACCAAAGCAGCAACGGAAGTGGAGAAGCCTGATGAGCATGAAGAACCTGGTGTGGCACATTTCACCGAAGAACAGATTAGGACAGTTGGAATTCAAATGGGAAGTATTGAAAGTAAGGAGCTTTCTAATACCATAAAAGTGAGCGGTATGCTCACGGTGCCGAATCAGAATAAGGCATTTGTCACGCCCTCATACAGCGGTATAGTACGCTCCCTGTATGTACAACCTGGAAGTTATGTATCAAAGGGAAAAGTTATAGCAACCATTTCAAACCCCGATTTAATCGTGATGCAGCAGCAGCTTCAGCAGGTTAATGGTCAGATCAGAATGGCAGAACTGGAAGTTACCCGTGCCCAGCAGCTTTATAAAGGAAATGCTGCACCGCTAAAGAAATTTCAGCAGGCACAGACAGATCTTGCAACATTAAGAAGCCAGCGCTCCGGACTGCAGAAACAGCTGGGCAGCATTGGGGCTGCTCAGGGTTACAGCTCGTCCCTTTCTGTTCGCGCGCCCATCAGCGGAACGGTAAGTAAAGTGATAGCGCAAATAGGGAGTAATGTGGACATGGCTTCGCCAATTGCCGAAATTGTAAGCAACTCAGCGCTTCATTTGGATATCTATGTATATGAAAAAGATCTGGGTAAAGTACAACCGGGGCAAACCATTCACTTTACATTAACAAACAGTCCAGGAAAGGAGTACGATGCAAAAATAACTTCAATAGGTACAGCCTTTGAAGGAGAAAGTAAAACTGTTCCTGTTCACGCGCAAGTCGTCGGAGACCGGACAGGTCTTATTGATGGCATGAATGTTACCGCAGTCATAAGTCTTGATAATCAAACTGCTGCATCCGTTCCTACCGAAGCTATAGTGAATGATAAGGGTCAGGATTTTATCTTTATTATACAGAACGAGCACGAAGAAGAAGGAAAAAACGAAAAAGTATCAGCTTTAAAAAAGGAAAGTAACAAAAAAACAACTGAGGAAAAGGAAGTAAGCTTTGAGAAAATTCCGGTTGCTAAAGGAGTTACAGATTTGGGCTATACTCAAATTACACCTTTAAAAATAATTCCCGGCAATGCTAAAGTAGTAGTTAAAAATGCCTTCTTTATCTTAGCTAAAATGAATAATAAGGGAGAGGAAGGTCATGGACATTAA